The nucleotide sequence AAGACGGCGTCCCGCACGATGAAGGTGACGAGCGCCAGCACGAGGACGTTCAGCGGCGACGTCGCGGTGTTGGCCGTGCCTTCTTCGATCAGGCCCCAGTGGCCGTGGAAGGCGAGGTTCTTCGCATACGAGAGCGTGATGTACGTGTCGTCGATCAAATGACCGCTGACCAGCACGAACACCAGGGCCGAAGCGACCGCCGCCCCGGCCGGGAGCGCCCAGGGGCGGGTAAGGACGGCGGCTCCCGGCAGCGCACCGGGAGCCTGGGGCAGATCAGCGGAGGCGCTTCGCATCACGAACACCGTACACGGCGGCGTGATGATTCCGTTATCTACCCGCCGTGCGACTCGTCACGCCCACCGCGGTCGCCGTGGCCGTCACGGAAGTCCCGGTGCAGGCCAGGGCCGCCAGGACCACGGTGTTCGCGGGAAATACCGGGCCGCCGATCACCGTCGCGGGAGGCGAGGCCGACGGCGGTGCCGATGATCCCGCCGCCGACGATGAACCCGAGTGCGCCGACCGCGACCAGTTGCGTCGCGCGGTGCCCGGCGAACCGGCGGAATCCGCCCTTCGCCGGCGGAGCCTGCGTCTTCGAGGTCTCGTCCGCCCCCGAGGGCTGCTCGACCGTCTTGTCCTCGTCTTCGGACGGCCGCTGCGGGTCGCTCATGATTCGCTCCTCAAGGCTCGCACACTGGGGGCGGGCTGCTTGCCCGCCCCCATCACCGAGGATGCGTGCGCATCCTGTGGATGCGCTGTGTCCGAGCTGTCGATCAGAGATAGAACGACAGGAACAGCGTGATGACCCAGCTCGCGCCGAGCACCTGGAGCACGCGGTCCTTGAGCGCGATCTCCTCCGGCTCGCCCGCGTTGCCGCCGTCGACGTCGACGGCGTAGCGCAGGACGGCGACCACGAACGGGACCATCGAGACGACCGCCCAGACCGAGTTGCGCTCGACCTGGCGGATCTCGAACGCCCACAGGCAGTACGACATGATCAGGATCGCCGCGGACGTCGCCCAGACGAACCGCAGGTAACTCGCCGAGTACTTCTTGAGCGAAGACCGGATCTTCGCTCCCGTGCGCTCGAAGAGCATGATCTCGGCGTAGCGCTTGCCCGCCACCATGAACAGCGAGCCGAACGCGGTGACCAGCAGGAACCACTGCGAAAGCGCGATTCCGGCCGCCACACCGCCGGCGATCGACCGCATCAGGAAGCCCGAGCCGACGATGGCCAGATCGACCACCGGCTGGTGCTTGAGCCCGAAGCAGTAGCCGAGCTGGACGGCCTCGTAGACCGCCAGCACGACCGCGAGCTGCCAGCTGGCGAGGAACGAGATGCCGAGGCCCGCCGCGAAGAACACGGCCGCCGCGACGAACGCCACCGGTACCGGCACGATCCCGGCCGCGATGGGCCGGTTCCGCTTGGTCGGATGCGCCCGGTCGGCCTCGACGTCGATCGCGTCGTTGATGAGATAGACCGAGGAGGCCACCAGCGAGAACGCCGCGAAGGCGATCAGCGCGGCGATCAGCAGACCGGTCCGGTCCGTCGACTTCGAAAAGGCGAAGAACGGTGCGGCGAACACCAGCACGTTCTTCACCCACTGGCGCGGGCGTGCCGTCTTGATGATGCCGCCGACGAGACCGCCGGCGACCTTTTTCGGTTCGGCGGCCCCGGCCACGGGTTCTACGTCGTCAGGCTTGGAATCGGCCTTCTCGGTCGTTTCACTCATCGTCGCTTCAGCTTCCTACGTATCAGGCCGCCGACTACGCCCCCTAGGGCCGCTCCGGCCAAAACGTCGGTCGGGTAGTGGACGCCGAGCACGAGCCGGGAGGCCAGCATCGGCGGTACCAGGGCCGGGACCAGGTTACGCCCGGTCAATCCGGAGTAGAGCACCGCCGCCGCCGTAGTCGAGGTCGCGTGCGAGGACGGGAAGCTCAGCTTGCTCGGCGTGGAGACGAGGACCTCGACGCTCGGGTGGTCCGGGCGGGGCCGCCTGACCACGCGTTTCACCGCGATGGACGCGGCGTGCGCGCCGACGACACCGGCCGCCGCGACCAGCCAGTCCTTGCGGCGCTTCTTGTCGACCGCCGCCCCGACGAGCCCCAGCGCGAACCATCCCGCGCTGTGCTCGCCGAAGTGCGAAAGACCCCGAGCCGCCTTGACCGTGACGTCGCTCTTCAGGACGCTCTGAGCCTTCGCGAGAACAGCGACCTCACCGGTGGGAGCGCCCTTCTCAAGCATCGAGAGACCCGTCCAAAGGCGCGCCATCGGTCAGGTGCGGCGCGATCTTGTTGTCGAACGCGGTCAGCGCCGAGCCGATGGCCATGTGCATGTCGAGGTACTTGTAGGTACCGAGACGGCCGCCGAACAGCACGTTCTTGTTCTTGGCCTCGGCCTTCGCCAGCTCGCGGTAGGCCTCGAGCTTCTCGCGGTTCTCCGGGGTGTTGATCGGGTAGTACGGCTCGTCTTCCTCGCCGGCGAACCGGGAGTACTCGCGGAAGACGACCGACTTGTCGTTCGGGTAGTGCTTGCGCTCCGGGTGGAAGTGCCGGAATTCGATGATCCGGGTGTAGGGCACTTCTTCGTCGTTGTAGTTGACCACCGAGGTGCCCTGGAAGTCACCCGTCTCGACGACCTCGGATTCGAAGTCCACGGTGCGCCAGGTGAACCGGCCCGCGGAGTAGTCGAAGTAGCGGTCCAGCGGACCCGTGTAGACGGTCGGGGTGCCGGCGGGGATGTGCTCGCGGACGTCGAAGTAGTCGACGTTCAGCCGCACCTCGATGTTCTCGTGCTCGGCCATCTTCTCGAGCCACGCGGTGTAGCCGTCGACGGGCAGACCCTCGTAGGTGTCGTTGAAGTACCGGTTGTCGAAGGTGTAGCGGACCGGGAGCCGGGTGATGATGTCGGCGCCGAGGTTCTTCGGGTCGTTCTCCCACTGCTTGGCCGTGTAGCCGCGGATGAACGCCTCGTACAGCGGGCGGCCGACCAGCGAGATCGCCTTCTCTTCGAGGTTCTGCGCGTTCGCGGTCTCGAACTCCGACGCCTGCTTGGCGATCAGCTCGCGGGCCTCGTCGGGCGTGTGCGACTTCCCGAAGAACTGGTTGATCAGGCCCAGGTTCATCGGGAAGGAGTAGACCTGGTCCTTGACCTTGGCGAACACCCGGTGCTGGTAGTTCGTGAACTCGGTGAAGCGGTTGACGTACTCCCACACCCGCTTGTTCGAGGTGTGGAACAGGTGCGCACCGTAACGGTGCACCTCGATCCCGGTCTCGGGCTCGGCCTCGGAGTAGGCGTTGCCACCGATGTGGTGCCGCCGCTCCAGCACGAGGACCTTCTTGCCGAGCTCGGCCGCGGCCCGTTCGGCGACGGTCAGCCCGAAGAATCCGGAGCCGACCACGATGAGGTCGTAGCCGGTGTAATCGGCTTCAGTAATCTTGTCGGGGTTCGTGTGCGCGCTCACGGGCGTCGAGGGTACGCACGTCGACTCCGAGTCCTGCAGCGAGCATCGGTTTTCACCTTCGACAGACACATTTAGGAAGCAGTGCCTACTCCGGACACCTTCTGGTCCTACTTCGGTGCGACCCTCACCTATCTGGCCGTCCTGGCGGTCCCCGGCGGGCTGGTCGGCCGGGCCGCGGGCCTGCGCGGCTGGGCCCTGGCGGGCCTGGCCCCACTGCTGTCCTACACGGTAACCGGACTGGCCGGACCGTGGCTGGCACTCGCGGGCGTGTCGTACAACCCGCTGACCGTGGCGGCCGTCACGGTCGTGCTCGCCGGGATCGGCTTCGGCCTGCGGAAGCTCGGTCAGGCACGCGGCCGGCTCAAGCCGGGCGCCGAGGAGCCGCCGACGAAGTGGCACCCGCGCGCGCACTACGCCGTCGCGGCCTGCGTCGCGCTGGCGGTCGGGATCTCGATCCTCGTGGTGCTCTCGGCCCGCGGCGGGACGACGGCGGTGTTCCAGCGCTGGGACACGGTCTTCCACGCGAACGGCATCCGCTACATCGCCGAGACCGGCGACGGCTCGCTGACCGGCATGGGCACCATCAACTGGTACCCGGACGGCTCGTTCTACCCGAACGCGTATCACCTGGTCGGCTCGCTCGTGTACTCGATTTCGGGTACGACGATCCCGGTCACGCTGAACGCCATCACCATGCCGGTCGCCGGGATCTTCGCGCTGTCGATGGTCGCCCTGATCCGCCAGCTCGGCGGGCGTGCGGTGTTCGCGGGCTGCACGGCGCTGGTCGCCGCGGCGGCCACCACCGGCGCGTACGAGTCGGTGTCCAGCGGGCTGCTGCCGTTCGCGCTCGGGATCGTGCTGACGCCGCTGGCCGTCGTCGCGCTGGCCCGCTTCCTCGCGCGGCCCGGCCTCGACACCGGCTACGTGCTCGCGCTCACCGCGGTCGGCCTGCTGGCGGCGCACTCGTCGGCGCTGTTCGGTGCACTGCTGTTCGCGTTCCCGCTGGTGGTGCAGCGCTGGTACCGCGCGCTGCGGCACAAACCGCTCGACGGGGTGCCGGAAGGCCGTGGCGGCTGGCGGGTGATCGGCGGCGACGTCGTCAAGATGGTGCCGGTGATGGTGGGCAGCGGACTGCTCGCGGCGCCGCATATCCTCGGCGCCCTGAACTTCACTTCGGGTTCATACCCTTATTACGCGTGGGGTTCGGACCTGCCGATCGTGAAGTCGCTCGGATTGCTGGTGACGTTCCGGCAGGTGCTGAGCGCCCCGCAGGTATGGCTGACGGTGCTGCTGGTGATCGGCGTGCTCGGCCTGTTCCGGCTCGGCCGGATGCGCTGGGTGGGTCTTTCGGCGATCGGGTTCTCGGTGCTGTTCGTGCTGGTCGCCTCGTTCGGTGCCGAACCGTGGGTGATCTCCCTGTCGCGGCCTTGGTGGAACGACCGGTACCGCCTGATGGCGCTCGCCGCGATCCCGCTGTGCCTGCTGGCCGGGCACGGCATGGCGGAGCTGCAGCGCTGGTTCGCGAAGTGGGCGAGCGGGCGCTCCTGGGTGAAGAGCCGTCCCGCGCTGCCCGCCCGGCTGGGCCTGGCGACCGCCGTGTTCGTCGTGGCCGCGTCGGCCGTGCTGACCAAGGGCTTCTACACCGAGTCGAACGCGCACGCGGTGTCGTTCCTGTACTACAACGGGCCCGAGGGCGAGGTCACGCCGCCGGTCAGCGCCGACGAGCTCGCCGCGATGAACGAGCTGACCAAGATGAACGTCGGTCCGGACGAGAAGGTGCTCAACGAGCGCTTCGACGGGACGGCCTGGCTGTACGCCATCACCGGTATCCACCCGGTCGCCGGGCACTACGACCCGGGCGTGCCGCCGCCGGACGCGAAGTACCTGGCGCTGCACTTCCGGGAGTACGACACCGACCCCGAGGTACGGGCCGCGGTGCGGCGGCTGAACATCAAGCACGTGCTGATCGGGAGCTCGCCGATCAAGATCGGCGAGCCGCCGGCGCCGGGGCTGCGGGACCTGGACGGGCTCGGCTTCCTGCGGAAGGACTTCTCCAACGCGGGCGCCTCGATCTACACGCTGACCCGCTGACCACCCGCCGATGCGCCGGGGCGTAAGACGCGTGTTTGAAGCCGTATGACGCGTGATTGAAGGCGTAACTCGCGAGTTACGCCTTCAATCACGTGAGTTACGCGTCTGGACACGCGAATCGCGGCAAAAGATCAAGGCTCGCGTGGCTGCGGACTGCCCCTGCCGCGACCACGCGAGCCTCAGTCCCCCATTCACCCCCGGGGTGACCCATGAGGGGCAGCCGTCGTCGGCCACGCCCACTCGCTGTACTTGTCTGTCAGACGACCAGGGGGCGGAACCGGTTTACCCGGCCCCCCAACGTCACCCGATCGGCCTAAGAGCTTCTTCCCTGGAGTACCGGGAGTACATCGCTCGCGACTTCTTCGAGGGTCGACTCACGGCCGACGTAGTAATCGCCGGACCGCGGCCAGTGGGTGACGATGTCGGTGAAGCCGAGCTCCCCGGCCCGCCCGGCGGCGTCGGTGAACGCGTCCACGCTGGAGAGCGAGAAGACCGGCGCCGAGTCGAGGCTGAGGAAGCGCTGCACGCTCGCCTTGTCCCTGCCCACGACGTCGAGGCGCTCGTCGAAGGTCTTCACGAGTTCCGCGACGCCCTTCCACCACTCGTCCTGGGTGTCCGCTTTGCCGCCCGTCGTGGCCCAGCCCGCGCCGAACCGCGCGGCGAGCGTCATCGTGCGCGGGCCGTTCGCGGCCACCAGGAACGGCAGCCGAGGCCGCTGTACGCAGCCGGGCTGGTTCCTCGCGCCCTTGGCCCGGTAGTACTCGCCCTCGAAGTCGAAGCCGTCGGTCATCAGCAGGCCGTCGAGCGCTTCGACGAACTCGGCGAACCGGTCCGTGCGCTGTTTGACCGACAATTCGGGGCCGTCGAGCACGACGGCGTCGTAGCTGGTGTTCGTGACCCCGGCGCCCACGCCGAGGATGAAGCGGCCGTCGGAGATGTCGTCGAGGGTGGTCAGCTCGCGGGCGAACGGCACCGGGTGCCGTGCGACCGGTGAGGCGACGAAGGTGCCCAATCTGATCCGCGACGTCACCATCGCGGCCGCCGTCAACGTTGGCATCGCACTGAACCACGGGCCGTCGACGAGAGTCCGCCAGCCGAGGTGGTCGTACGTCCAAGCGTGGTCGAAGCCGTATTCCTCGGCGGCCCGCCATTTCGGCTCGGCCGCCCACCAACGATCTTCCGGAAGGATCACGATGCCTACGCGCACACCCGGCAAGGTAGCGGTGCCCGCCGACACTTCGCCCGATGGGCGGATCTTCGGGGATGATGTGCCGGTGGAAAAGCCTCTCTTGATCGCCTCCGATGTCGACGGCACCCTGCTCGGCCCGTTGGAGGTCCTGTCCGAACGCACGATCGGCGTCGTCCGGCGCGTCGCCGCGGCCGGAGTGCCGTTCGTGCTGGCCAGCGGCCGTCCGCCGCGCTGGATCGCGCCGATCGCGACCCCGCTCGGCCTGACCGGATACGCGGTCTGCGCGAACGGCGCGGTGCTGTACGAGATCGGGACGGACCGGATCGTGGCGATCCACGGCCTGCTGGAACCCCAGCTTCTTCACGACACGGTGAGTGCTCTTGATCACGCCCTCCCCGGCTGCCGGTTCGCCGCGGAGCGGGTCGGCGAGTCCGCGCTCGACCCGGAGATGCGCAACTTCGTGATCGAGCCGGACTACCACAATCCGTGGGGCGACCACGAAGGCACGGAGGCGCCGCGGGCCGAGGTGCTCGGGCATCCGGCGATCAAACTGCTGATCAGCAGGCGCGGAATGAACTCCGACGAGATGGCGCGGGCGGCACGCGAGGTGCTCGACGGCTCGGTCGACATCACCTACTCGACCAACACCGGCCTGATCGAGATCGCCGCGCACGGCATCACGAAGGCGACCGGGCTGGCCGAAGTCGCCGAGCGGCTGGGTGTCCCGGCCGAGCGGGTGATCGCGTTCGGGGACATGCCGAACGACGTCGAGATGCTCCGCTGGGCCGGGCACGGCGTCGCGATGGCCAACGGGCACCGCTACGCCCTCGACGTCGCCGACGAGGTGACCGCGCCGAACTCCGAGGACGGCGTCGCGCAGGTGCTCGAACGCTGGTTCTAGCGGCCGGCCCGGCCGCAGGTGGTGCGAAAGCCACATCGGTGGAGGCCGGGCGCGCGTGACGGAACGGACGGCACACGTGACCGGAGGGACGACACGCGTGATCAGACGGACGTCACGGGCGGGCTAGCGGCCTTCGCGGTCGAGCTTCGCGGCCTCTTCCGGCGTCGGCGCGGTGCCACCGAGGTGCGCGGGCAGCCACCAGCGCTCGTCGTCGGAGGACGGCTTCTCCGGGTAGCCGGCCTGAACGCGGTCCACGAGCGCGGACATCCGCACGCGCAGGTCCTTCGAGAGGACTTCGGCATCCTCGTCGGCCTTCGGGTGCATCGGCTCGCCGACGAGGATCGAAATCGGGACGTGGCGCTTCGTGAGGTCCTTCGGGCGGCCCTTGGTCCACAGCCGCTGCGTGCCCCACAGCGCCATCGGCACGATCGGGACACCCGCCTCGGCGGCCATCCGGACCGCGCCGGACTTGATGTCCTTCACGGTGAACGACCGGCTGATCGTGGCCTCGGGGAACACGCCGACGACCTCCCCGGCCTT is from Amycolatopsis lurida and encodes:
- a CDS encoding phosphatase PAP2 family protein, whose translation is MLEKGAPTGEVAVLAKAQSVLKSDVTVKAARGLSHFGEHSAGWFALGLVGAAVDKKRRKDWLVAAAGVVGAHAASIAVKRVVRRPRPDHPSVEVLVSTPSKLSFPSSHATSTTAAAVLYSGLTGRNLVPALVPPMLASRLVLGVHYPTDVLAGAALGGVVGGLIRRKLKRR
- a CDS encoding lysophospholipid acyltransferase family protein — protein: MAELVYPPVIMAAKLMFRVLDNRIRVEGTEHIPSTGGAVIACNHVSYLDFIFCGLGAQPAKRLVRFMAKKEIFSNRIAGPLMRGMHHISVDRGAGLASYREAVERLKAGEVVGVFPEATISRSFTVKDIKSGAVRMAAEAGVPIVPMALWGTQRLWTKGRPKDLTKRHVPISILVGEPMHPKADEDAEVLSKDLRVRMSALVDRVQAGYPEKPSSDDERWWLPAHLGGTAPTPEEAAKLDREGR
- a CDS encoding LLM class flavin-dependent oxidoreductase yields the protein MRVGIVILPEDRWWAAEPKWRAAEEYGFDHAWTYDHLGWRTLVDGPWFSAMPTLTAAAMVTSRIRLGTFVASPVARHPVPFARELTTLDDISDGRFILGVGAGVTNTSYDAVVLDGPELSVKQRTDRFAEFVEALDGLLMTDGFDFEGEYYRAKGARNQPGCVQRPRLPFLVAANGPRTMTLAARFGAGWATTGGKADTQDEWWKGVAELVKTFDERLDVVGRDKASVQRFLSLDSAPVFSLSSVDAFTDAAGRAGELGFTDIVTHWPRSGDYYVGRESTLEEVASDVLPVLQGRSS
- a CDS encoding decaprenyl-phosphate phosphoribosyltransferase; the protein is MSETTEKADSKPDDVEPVAGAAEPKKVAGGLVGGIIKTARPRQWVKNVLVFAAPFFAFSKSTDRTGLLIAALIAFAAFSLVASSVYLINDAIDVEADRAHPTKRNRPIAAGIVPVPVAFVAAAVFFAAGLGISFLASWQLAVVLAVYEAVQLGYCFGLKHQPVVDLAIVGSGFLMRSIAGGVAAGIALSQWFLLVTAFGSLFMVAGKRYAEIMLFERTGAKIRSSLKKYSASYLRFVWATSAAILIMSYCLWAFEIRQVERNSVWAVVSMVPFVVAVLRYAVDVDGGNAGEPEEIALKDRVLQVLGASWVITLFLSFYL
- a CDS encoding HAD family hydrolase, with product MIASDVDGTLLGPLEVLSERTIGVVRRVAAAGVPFVLASGRPPRWIAPIATPLGLTGYAVCANGAVLYEIGTDRIVAIHGLLEPQLLHDTVSALDHALPGCRFAAERVGESALDPEMRNFVIEPDYHNPWGDHEGTEAPRAEVLGHPAIKLLISRRGMNSDEMARAAREVLDGSVDITYSTNTGLIEIAAHGITKATGLAEVAERLGVPAERVIAFGDMPNDVEMLRWAGHGVAMANGHRYALDVADEVTAPNSEDGVAQVLERWF
- the glf gene encoding UDP-galactopyranose mutase, coding for MSAHTNPDKITEADYTGYDLIVVGSGFFGLTVAERAAAELGKKVLVLERRHHIGGNAYSEAEPETGIEVHRYGAHLFHTSNKRVWEYVNRFTEFTNYQHRVFAKVKDQVYSFPMNLGLINQFFGKSHTPDEARELIAKQASEFETANAQNLEEKAISLVGRPLYEAFIRGYTAKQWENDPKNLGADIITRLPVRYTFDNRYFNDTYEGLPVDGYTAWLEKMAEHENIEVRLNVDYFDVREHIPAGTPTVYTGPLDRYFDYSAGRFTWRTVDFESEVVETGDFQGTSVVNYNDEEVPYTRIIEFRHFHPERKHYPNDKSVVFREYSRFAGEEDEPYYPINTPENREKLEAYRELAKAEAKNKNVLFGGRLGTYKYLDMHMAIGSALTAFDNKIAPHLTDGAPLDGSLDA
- a CDS encoding DUF6541 family protein, producing the protein MPTPDTFWSYFGATLTYLAVLAVPGGLVGRAAGLRGWALAGLAPLLSYTVTGLAGPWLALAGVSYNPLTVAAVTVVLAGIGFGLRKLGQARGRLKPGAEEPPTKWHPRAHYAVAACVALAVGISILVVLSARGGTTAVFQRWDTVFHANGIRYIAETGDGSLTGMGTINWYPDGSFYPNAYHLVGSLVYSISGTTIPVTLNAITMPVAGIFALSMVALIRQLGGRAVFAGCTALVAAAATTGAYESVSSGLLPFALGIVLTPLAVVALARFLARPGLDTGYVLALTAVGLLAAHSSALFGALLFAFPLVVQRWYRALRHKPLDGVPEGRGGWRVIGGDVVKMVPVMVGSGLLAAPHILGALNFTSGSYPYYAWGSDLPIVKSLGLLVTFRQVLSAPQVWLTVLLVIGVLGLFRLGRMRWVGLSAIGFSVLFVLVASFGAEPWVISLSRPWWNDRYRLMALAAIPLCLLAGHGMAELQRWFAKWASGRSWVKSRPALPARLGLATAVFVVAASAVLTKGFYTESNAHAVSFLYYNGPEGEVTPPVSADELAAMNELTKMNVGPDEKVLNERFDGTAWLYAITGIHPVAGHYDPGVPPPDAKYLALHFREYDTDPEVRAAVRRLNIKHVLIGSSPIKIGEPPAPGLRDLDGLGFLRKDFSNAGASIYTLTR